In the Bacillus amyloliquefaciens DSM 7 = ATCC 23350 genome, GTCTATAATGATCAGTTTCCCTTCAATCGGCTGATCTTCATTGTAGGTAAAGCCTTCAGCGCCATTCCAGCCGAGCAGCCTGTGAATCGTAACAGCAGGCAGACCCGTAGATTCGCTCATCCGTTTTGCGGCTCTTCCGGTCGGCGCGGCAAGCAGCACCGGAAACGCCTCGTCTTTTTTATAATCACCGGGATCAAGCGATACGCCGTGGAGTTCACTGTATAATTCCACGATTCCTTTGATAACGGTCGTTTTTCCCGTACCCGGTCCTCCGGTCAGTAAAAGCATCGGCGAAGACAGCGCTTTTTGAATGGCATCCTTTTGACTCGGAGCGTATTGAACTTTCATCCGTTCTTCCAGTTCGCCGAGCGCAAGCAGAAATTCCGATTCAGGAAATTGATCGGCATACTCCGTCTGAGCCGCAATGTCGAGCACGCGTTTTGCGACATTTTGTTCCGCGTAAAACAAAGACGGAAAATAGCAGCGGTCTCCTTCTATGACGATGTCCTTACTCTCTCCGAGGGCGATGATGCCGTCAGCCGCATCCATTTCCGTGACCCGGCCTCCGTCAGCTGACTGATTCAGAAGCGTTTGCGTATTGATAATCAGCTGCTTTGTGTCTATGTACGTATGACCTTCTGAAAGGCAGGTCGATTCAATCGTATATAAGATCGCCGCTTTGATCCGCTCGGGATGGTTCCCTGACAGACCCATTTTTTCGCCCAGCTCGTCGGCTTTTACAAAGCCGATGCCTTCCACGTCCTTTACAAGCTGATAAGGATTCTCCTGAATTTTCTCAAGGGTTTCCGTTTCGTAAGCCTGATAAATTTTCATGGAAAGCTGAGGTCCGAAACCATATTGGTTAAGAGAAATCATAATCTGCTCCAGCCCCTGATGCCGCTGCAGCTCTCCGGCAAGCTTATCCGCTTTCTTTTTGGACATTTTCGGCACATCGTAAAGCACCGACGCATCAGCCAGAATTTTATTCAGCGCGCCGTCTCCAAGCTTTTTGACGATTTCTTCCGCCGTTTTTTTTCCGATTCCTTCAAACAGATCGCTTGATAAATAGTGAATAATCCCTTCTTTTGTGGTCGGAATTTCTTTTTTAAAGTGTTCAGCCTGGAATTGCAGGCCGAACTTGGGGTGTGTGGCGGTTTTTCCGTAAAATGTGTAAGTCTCATCTTCTTGCAGCAGAGGGAAGTAGCCCGTTACGGATACGACCTTGTCTTCGATCGCCTCAGACGTTTCTGCAACCTTGACCTTCAGCACTGTATACAGGTTGGTGTCATTGTGGTAAATGACCGTATGAATAACGCCTTTTACATACGGTTGTTCCTCGATTTTCAGCTGATCCACGAGCCTTCCCTCCTTCCGTTATGACTGGGTGATAAGCTGTTTTGCATGAAGCGCAAGCATATGATCAGGCTGTATGCCGATTGCGCCTTCAAGCATCTCAAGCGCCTTTTCACGATTTTCTTTGTAGGCGTAAGCGACTCCGGCATTATAAAATGCGTCCGCGTGGCTTGGGTCCTGCTCGATCACCGTCTCAAACTGCGCCAATGCTTCATCCAGCATGTCTTCGTTTGCGAGACACATTCCGAACTGGAACCGCGCTTCCGTATCGTTTTCGTTCAATTCAACGGCCCGCTGCAAATACGGCAGCGCAAGCTTCGGCTGCTCTAATTTAACGAGAACGGTTCCCAGCATATAAAACAAGTCTCCGTTTTCCATACCGGAGCGAAGCGCTTTTTCAAACATATCCTTCGCTTCAGAAAACGATTCCTTCATCACATATACGTTTCCCGCTCCGTAATAAGCGGCTGCCGCTGAATTGTCCAATTCAAGCGCTCTGTTGTAAAAAGCAAGCGCGCGTTCGAGTTCGTTTACAGAAGAAAGCAGGTTCGCAAAGTTGATATACGGCACCGGATCTTGGCCGTTTTCCTCAATCGCTTTCGTAAAAGCCTCTGCCGCTTTTTCAAAATCGCCCTCCTGCATGGCGTCGATTCCGATTTTATTATAATCCATTTTTAACTTCCTTTCGCTAAAAAACCTCAACATGCGAGTTGAGGTTTTTTACATGTGTTATACGTACCACAATTTTGTTCCGTCTTTATAAACGTCATCAATCGTTCCGCCGCCGAGGCACTCTTCTCCGTCATAAAAAACGACGGCTTGTCCCGGCGTTACAGCACGGACCTGCCCGTCAAAAATGATTTCCGCTTCGTCAGCACCCGTCATTTTCACCGTAACTTTGTGATCTTCCTGACGGTAGCGGAATTTCGCCGTGCATGTCATTTCGCCGCCGTCCATCAAACCCGGACGCGTCCAGCTGATATTTGTCGCCGTAATTTTATCAGAATACAGAAGCGGGTTATGGAATCCCTGATCAACATACAGAATGTTTTTTTCAAGATCTTTACCGACGGCGAACCACGGCTCGCCGCTTCCGCCGATTCCAAGACCGTGGCGCTGTCCGATCGTATAATACATCAGTCCGTCATGACGGCCTTTTACTTCCCCGTCCATTGTCATCATATCGCCCGGCTGAGCAGGGAGATATTGGCTGAGAAACGTTTTGAAGTTGCGTTCGCCGATAAAGCAGATTCCCGTGCTGTCTTTTTTCGCCGCTGTCGCAAGTTCTGCTTCTTTGGCAATTTCCCGCACGCGGCTTTTTTGCAGATCACCGATCGGGAACATGACTTTACTGAGCTGTTCCTGATTGAGCTGATTCAGAAAATAAGTCTGATCCTTGTTTTCATCCAGGCCGCGAAGCATGCGCACTGTATCTCCGCTTCGGTCCACGCGGGCGTAATGGCCTGTCGCGAGGTAATCCGCGCCGAGTGATAAAGCATGATCCAAGAAAGCCTTAAACTTAATTTCTTTATTGCACATGACATCCGGATTTGGAGTTCTTCCGGCTTTATATTCATCAAGGAAATATTGAAATACCTTTTCCCAGTATTGCTTTTCAAAATTGACGGCATAATACGGGATTCCGATCTGGTTGCAGACCCGGATGACGTCTTCATAATCTTCCGTCGCCGTGCAAAATCCGTTTTCGTCCGTATCATCCCAGTTTTTCATAAAGATTCCGATTACATCGTAGCCCTGCTCCTTCAGCAGAAGGGCCGCCACGGAAGAGTCCACGCCGCCGGACATGCCGACTACGACTCTTGTATCCTCCGGCCGTTTTTCCATTTGCATTCACTCCATTAAAAACGTAAGTCCGCCGTTTTAAGCAAGCCGTTTGACGACGGCGGCAAGCTTTTCGGCGGCTGTTTCGATTTGTTCCGCCGTATTGCCGAGGCCGAAGCTGAGGCGGATTGACGAGGTCAGCCTGCCGCTCTCACTTCCGAACATGGCCGTAAGAACATGAGACGGAAGAACGGACCCCGCCGTACACGCAGATCCGCTTGAGACGGCAATGCCTTCCATATCAAGATTGACCAGCAGCGATTCCACCGGCACACCGGGAAAGTAAAGGTTTAAAATATGCGGCAGGCAGTTCTCGGCATCTCCGTTCACCTCCGCTGTGACGCCGGCTTTTTCCAGCGTGCTCATGATGATGTTTTTAAACTCCTTAAACATCGCTGTTTTCTCTTCCCGCTCACGGTTTGAAAGAACGACCGCTTCCTTTAAGCCGGCAATGCCCGGTACATTTTCCGTACCCGCGCGCCGCTTTCGTTCCTGCTCGCCCCCGAGAAGAATCGGTGACAGCTTCACCTCTTGATTTACATATAAAAAGCCTGTCCCTTTTGGCCCGTTAAGCTTGTGACCGGAAACAGACAGCATGTCAATTCTGCTTTTTTTCACATCGATCGGTATATAACCGAATGCCTGGACGGCATCTGTGTGAAAATAGGCCTGATGCCCGCTTAACAGCTCTCCGATTTCGTCAATCGGCTGAATGGTTCCGACTTCGTTATTGCCATACATGACGGTAACAAGGATTGTATCATCACGGAGCGCTTCTTTCACCTGATTTGCACTGATCCGTCCTGAAGGGCCCGGGATGAGGTATGTCACCTCAAAACCGTCTTCTTCCAGCTTTTCGCAGGCGTGTAATACGGCATGATGCTCAATAGCGGTCGTGATAATGTGTTTCCCTTCATTCTTCCGGGCGGCAGCCGTGCCGAGAATCGCTAAATTATCAGCCTCCGTGCCGCCGCTTGTGAAAATGATTTCCTGTTCTTTCGCACTGATTTCACGCGCGATGTCCGCTCTCGCTTCGTCGACCCATTTCCGGGACTCTCTTCCGAATGAATGAATGCTTGACGGATTGCCGAAGCTGCCGAAGAAATGAGGCTTCATTTTTTCGAGCACACGCTCATCCATCGGGGAAGTCGCGGCGTGATCTAAATAAATCCGTTCCATTGTCTTTACACCTCTGGTTTAAATATAGAACATATAAGCTTCCTGCTCGCCGTCCGTGTAGCTCGCAAGGTCTTCTAACGTCGTACTGTCCAGCACGTCTTTTACGGCGTCGCGGATGCGGATCCATAACTCCCGCTTGGCAGGCTCTTCATCCTCAAGCACTTCTACCGGGCTGATCGGCCCTTCCAGCACTCTGATAATATCTCCGGCCGTTATCTCTTCAGGCTGGCCGCCGAGCACATAACCGCCGTAAGCGCCTCTGATGCTTTTTACGAGTCCCGCGTTTCTGAGCGGTGATACAAGCTGTTCCAAGTAATGCTCAGAGAGGCTGTTTGTTTGGGCGATGCTTTTGAGCGACGTCGGACCTTCTCCGTGCTTTTTCGCCAATTCAATCATAATGGTGAGCCCGTATCTTCCCTTTGTCGATATTTTCAATATGAACACCCCAGTCAATTCTAATTGTTAATTTATACAAGTAAATGGATATGAATAATCAGTTTAGTATCTTATAGACCAACTGTTATTATAACATAACTTATCCTAATTTTCATTGAAACACGGGGCCCGCCGCAATTCGCTTTTCTAATCGGCCGTTTTCCGTTACCCTGTATATGTAAGGAGAGATGTTCATGAAACCATTGGCGTATCGGATGCGGCCTGCCAATATCGAAGACATTATCGGCCAGGAACATTTGGTCAAAGAAGATAAAATCATCGGCAGAATGGTGCGCGCAAAGCACCTATCATCCATGATCCTGTACGGACCGCCAGGCATCGGAAAAACGTCCATCGCCACAGCGATCGCAGGATCGACAAGCATCGCATTCAGAAAATTGAATGCCGTCATTCATAATAAAAAAGACATGGAAATTGTCGTACAGGAAGCGAAAATGTCAGGTCAGGTCATCTTAATACTTGATGAAGTGCACAGGCTTGATAAGGGGAAGCAGGATTTTCTCCTGCCCTATTTAGAAAACGGCATGATTATTTTAATCGGCGCGACGACCGCCAATCCTTATCATGCCATTAACCCGGCCATCAGAAGCCGTACCCAGATATTCGAACTCGAACCGTTAACACCGGATCTGATCAAGCAGGCATTGAGAAGAGCGCTCACAGATGAACACCGGGGACTCGGTTCCTACAGCGTTTCGGTGGACGACGAAGCGATGGATCATTTCGCGCAAGGGTGTGGAGGAGACGTCCGTTCCGCTTTGAACGCACTGGAGCTTGCCGTGCTTTCCACAAAGGAATCAAGTGACGGCACGATCCGCATTACGCGGGAAACAGCGGAAGAATGTCTGCAGAAAAAAAGCTATACCCATGATAAAGACGGAGATGCGCATTATGACGTCTTATCCGCATTCCAAAAATCAATCCGCGGCTCAGACGCAAACGCCGCACTTCATTATTTAGCCCGACTGATCGAAGCCGGCGATCTTGAAAGCATTTCAAGAAGACTTCTCGTAATCGCCTATGAAGATATCGGCCTTGCAAGCCCGCAGGCAGGCCCCCGGGTGCTGAGCGCGATTCAGACCGCAGAGCGGATCGGCTTTCCCGAAGCGAGAATTCCGCTGGCGAATGCGGTAATCGAATTATGCCTTTCGCCAAAATCAAACTCCGCCATCTCAGCCGTTGATGAAGCGCTCAAAGATATCAGATCGGGTAAAATCGGCGATGTGCCGAAACATTTAAAAGACGCCCACTATAAAGGAGCCCAAGAGCTCGGACGCGGAATCGGCTATCAATATCCTCACGATTTCGAAAACGGATGGGTCGAACAGCAATATTTGCCTGAACCGTTAAAAAACAAACAATACTATAAACCGAAACAAACGGGGAAATTTGAAGCCGCCATAAAGCAAGTGTATGAAAAACTGCTGAAACAGAAAAAATAATCGGACAAGGACACCCAATGTGTTCTTGTCTTTTTTTTATACCGGCCGGCCATTCGTGTGAACGGCGGCTTTATTCAAATAAAAAACAGCCTTTCCTGAAGAAGGCTGTTTTTCTTTTTATTTATCTTTGACCCGTTTAATGTCAATATCCTTTAAGAGCTCCATAATGACATGTCCGCCCATAATCAGACCGGCCACTGACGGAACCCAGGCGTTGGAAGACGGCGGCATTTGCGCTTTGCGGATTTTCGCTTCGTCATTCCCGACTTCTTTTCTGACATCTTCACGGATGACGATCGGGCTTTCATCAGAAAAAATGACCTGAACGCCTTTTTTAATGCCCTCTTTGCGAAGCCTAGTACGGACGACTTTGGCAATCGGATCAGTATGGGTTTTTGAAATATCAGCAATCTGAAAGCGTGTCGGGTCTGTTTTATTCGCCGCTCCCATGCTTGAAATCAGCGGCACATTCCGTTTCAGACATTCTTTCATCAGATGAATTTTATAATGTATCGTATCCGACGCGTCAATGACGTAATCGAGCGGATACTCAAAGAACTGCTCATACGTCTCTTCCGTATAAAACATTTTCAAGGCGACGACGTCACAATCCGGATTTATATCTGCGATCCGCGCTTTCATCAAGTCCGTTTTCGGCTGCCCCACCGTTGACAAGAGAGCATGCAGCTGGCGGTTTACGTTTGTAATGTCAACATCATCTTTATCGACAAGCACGATCCGTCCCACTCCGGACCTCGCCAATGCTTCGGCTGCGAATGAACCGACTCCGCCGACGCCGAGAACGGCCACCGTGCTGTTTTTTAACGTGTCCAGCCCTTCTTTTCCAATCGCTAGCTCATTTCTGGAAAACTGATGTAACAAGAACCTCACTCCACATTCTGGTTTTATAAACTCGGCTTGTCAAAAAGCCGCTGGTTTTAACGCACAAAAAATAAAGTCCCAATTGTGCCGTTGCAGCTTTCCTTCGTTTTGAACCCGCTCTCAGCAGGTGGGTGCCCTTTTTTAAACTTTGTAAGTCCCCTTTACCGAATGAAAAGAGGCATGTACGCCATTTAAAAATACGGGCTCCCAAATCAAAAAAATGTTCGGTCAAAACTAGGTGTACAACTAACACATCAGGACTTTATTTAACTTGTCAAAATCATATCACAGCAGTTTTTGATTTTCAAGAAACAAACTGCTGATCTTTACTGTTTCACTTTTCTTTTGACAGAAAGGTGAAGTTCTTCAAGCTGGGCGTCGCTCACTTCGCCGGGCGCTTCCGTAAGAAGACAGCTTGCGCTTGCCGTTTTCGGGAAAGCGATCGTATCTCTTAAGTTTGTGCGGCCCGCAAGAAGCATAACCAAACGGTCTAAGCCGAGCGCAATTCCGCCGTGCGGAGGAGCGCCGTATTCAAAAGCTTCGAGAAGGTATCCAAACTCCTCCTCCGCTTCTTCTTTTGTAAAGCCGAGAAGCCCGAACATTTTTTCCTGAACGTCTTTCTCAAAAATACGGATTGAGCCTCCGCCGAGTTCATAGCCGTTTAAGACAAGGTCGTAAGCCTGCGCTTTCATATCCTCAGGCGCCGTTTCAATCAGGTCAAGATCTTCACGGACAGGCATTGTAAACGGATGGTGAGCCGCATAGAAACGGCCTTCTTCCTC is a window encoding:
- a CDS encoding replication-associated recombination protein A — protein: MKPLAYRMRPANIEDIIGQEHLVKEDKIIGRMVRAKHLSSMILYGPPGIGKTSIATAIAGSTSIAFRKLNAVIHNKKDMEIVVQEAKMSGQVILILDEVHRLDKGKQDFLLPYLENGMIILIGATTANPYHAINPAIRSRTQIFELEPLTPDLIKQALRRALTDEHRGLGSYSVSVDDEAMDHFAQGCGGDVRSALNALELAVLSTKESSDGTIRITRETAEECLQKKSYTHDKDGDAHYDVLSAFQKSIRGSDANAALHYLARLIEAGDLESISRRLLVIAYEDIGLASPQAGPRVLSAIQTAERIGFPEARIPLANAVIELCLSPKSNSAISAVDEALKDIRSGKIGDVPKHLKDAHYKGAQELGRGIGYQYPHDFENGWVEQQYLPEPLKNKQYYKPKQTGKFEAAIKQVYEKLLKQKK
- a CDS encoding cysteine desulfurase family protein; translated protein: MERIYLDHAATSPMDERVLEKMKPHFFGSFGNPSSIHSFGRESRKWVDEARADIAREISAKEQEIIFTSGGTEADNLAILGTAAARKNEGKHIITTAIEHHAVLHACEKLEEDGFEVTYLIPGPSGRISANQVKEALRDDTILVTVMYGNNEVGTIQPIDEIGELLSGHQAYFHTDAVQAFGYIPIDVKKSRIDMLSVSGHKLNGPKGTGFLYVNQEVKLSPILLGGEQERKRRAGTENVPGIAGLKEAVVLSNREREEKTAMFKEFKNIIMSTLEKAGVTAEVNGDAENCLPHILNLYFPGVPVESLLVNLDMEGIAVSSGSACTAGSVLPSHVLTAMFGSESGRLTSSIRLSFGLGNTAEQIETAAEKLAAVVKRLA
- a CDS encoding tetratricopeptide repeat protein produces the protein MQEGDFEKAAEAFTKAIEENGQDPVPYINFANLLSSVNELERALAFYNRALELDNSAAAAYYGAGNVYVMKESFSEAKDMFEKALRSGMENGDLFYMLGTVLVKLEQPKLALPYLQRAVELNENDTEARFQFGMCLANEDMLDEALAQFETVIEQDPSHADAFYNAGVAYAYKENREKALEMLEGAIGIQPDHMLALHAKQLITQS
- the cymR gene encoding cysteine metabolism transcriptional regulator CymR; translated protein: MKISTKGRYGLTIMIELAKKHGEGPTSLKSIAQTNSLSEHYLEQLVSPLRNAGLVKSIRGAYGGYVLGGQPEEITAGDIIRVLEGPISPVEVLEDEEPAKRELWIRIRDAVKDVLDSTTLEDLASYTDGEQEAYMFYI
- the mnmA gene encoding tRNA 2-thiouridine(34) synthase MnmA — its product is MEKRPEDTRVVVGMSGGVDSSVAALLLKEQGYDVIGIFMKNWDDTDENGFCTATEDYEDVIRVCNQIGIPYYAVNFEKQYWEKVFQYFLDEYKAGRTPNPDVMCNKEIKFKAFLDHALSLGADYLATGHYARVDRSGDTVRMLRGLDENKDQTYFLNQLNQEQLSKVMFPIGDLQKSRVREIAKEAELATAAKKDSTGICFIGERNFKTFLSQYLPAQPGDMMTMDGEVKGRHDGLMYYTIGQRHGLGIGGSGEPWFAVGKDLEKNILYVDQGFHNPLLYSDKITATNISWTRPGLMDGGEMTCTAKFRYRQEDHKVTVKMTGADEAEIIFDGQVRAVTPGQAVVFYDGEECLGGGTIDDVYKDGTKLWYV
- a CDS encoding ATP-dependent RecD-like DNA helicase, producing the protein MDQLKIEEQPYVKGVIHTVIYHNDTNLYTVLKVKVAETSEAIEDKVVSVTGYFPLLQEDETYTFYGKTATHPKFGLQFQAEHFKKEIPTTKEGIIHYLSSDLFEGIGKKTAEEIVKKLGDGALNKILADASVLYDVPKMSKKKADKLAGELQRHQGLEQIMISLNQYGFGPQLSMKIYQAYETETLEKIQENPYQLVKDVEGIGFVKADELGEKMGLSGNHPERIKAAILYTIESTCLSEGHTYIDTKQLIINTQTLLNQSADGGRVTEMDAADGIIALGESKDIVIEGDRCYFPSLFYAEQNVAKRVLDIAAQTEYADQFPESEFLLALGELEERMKVQYAPSQKDAIQKALSSPMLLLTGGPGTGKTTVIKGIVELYSELHGVSLDPGDYKKDEAFPVLLAAPTGRAAKRMSESTGLPAVTIHRLLGWNGAEGFTYNEDQPIEGKLIIIDEASMLDIWLASHLFKALPKHIQLIVVGDEDQLPSVGPGQVLRDLLASEVLPTVRLTDIYRQAEGSSIVELAHDMKKGLLPKGLTAPTKDRSFIRCNSAQIKEVVDQVVSNALKKGYTSRDIQVLAPMYRGKAGINELNMLLQDIMNPPKEKRRELKFGDVVYRTGDKILQLVNQPENNVFNGDIGEIVSIFYAKENTEKEDMVVVSFDGNEITFTKKDFSQFTHAYCCSIHKSQGSEFPIVVLPVVKGYYRMLRRNLLYTAITRAKKFLILCGEEEALEWGVKNNDATVRQTSLKNRLTEQTEEMDAELAALQKELPFSVYDANIGMEGITPFDFMEEKA
- a CDS encoding ThiF family adenylyltransferase codes for the protein MLHQFSRNELAIGKEGLDTLKNSTVAVLGVGGVGSFAAEALARSGVGRIVLVDKDDVDITNVNRQLHALLSTVGQPKTDLMKARIADINPDCDVVALKMFYTEETYEQFFEYPLDYVIDASDTIHYKIHLMKECLKRNVPLISSMGAANKTDPTRFQIADISKTHTDPIAKVVRTRLRKEGIKKGVQVIFSDESPIVIREDVRKEVGNDEAKIRKAQMPPSSNAWVPSVAGLIMGGHVIMELLKDIDIKRVKDK